One window of uncultured Trichococcus sp. genomic DNA carries:
- a CDS encoding tyrosine-type recombinase/integrase gives MIKEYKKKDGSKAYLVQVYLGIDPVTGQKKSTTRRGFATKKEAEVMEARLKVSSADGTHTTQKKRRYRFSEIYELWLQQHEREVKSGSYGTTKRYAELHVLPYFGNLFIEKIDVAFCQKILNKWTDHFKSAKYPKRIVSETLNYALLMGIIDTNPMKLLKLPRQKKEQSMQQENYLDSEELKYFLECCEDYGNEKFTTFFRLLAFTGCRRGEALALTWGDINFKSKRIIISKTQTVDKDGVAIVSTPKTFESYREISVDKKTADMLMAWRSAQRKLYFKRGINTSSKEQLVFTTYPENKLYNGPTVNDWLNTLERKYKLKHITIHGFRHTHCSLLFEAGTPIQVVKERLGHSNINTTMNIYTHVTKKAEDNAAEKFAERFNF, from the coding sequence TTGATAAAGGAATATAAAAAGAAAGATGGCTCAAAAGCCTACTTAGTACAAGTTTATTTGGGCATCGATCCCGTTACCGGGCAGAAAAAAAGCACTACAAGAAGAGGTTTTGCAACGAAGAAAGAAGCGGAAGTGATGGAAGCCAGGCTAAAGGTAAGCTCGGCGGACGGCACACATACTACTCAAAAAAAACGACGTTACCGTTTCAGCGAAATTTATGAATTGTGGTTACAACAGCACGAACGCGAAGTAAAGTCAGGATCATACGGCACGACAAAGCGCTATGCGGAGTTGCACGTTCTCCCCTATTTCGGGAACCTGTTTATCGAAAAGATCGATGTCGCTTTTTGCCAAAAAATCCTGAATAAATGGACGGATCACTTCAAAAGCGCAAAGTATCCGAAACGAATTGTTTCTGAAACATTGAACTATGCTTTACTGATGGGGATCATAGACACGAACCCGATGAAGCTGCTGAAGCTTCCACGACAAAAGAAGGAACAATCTATGCAGCAGGAGAACTACCTAGACTCTGAAGAACTGAAATATTTTCTGGAGTGCTGCGAGGATTATGGTAACGAAAAATTTACAACCTTCTTCCGGCTCCTTGCATTTACTGGATGCAGGCGCGGCGAAGCGTTGGCATTGACTTGGGGCGATATAAATTTCAAGTCAAAACGGATCATCATTTCAAAAACGCAAACCGTCGACAAAGATGGTGTTGCGATCGTTTCAACTCCAAAGACGTTCGAATCGTATCGAGAAATCTCCGTTGATAAAAAAACAGCTGATATGCTCATGGCTTGGCGATCAGCCCAAAGGAAGCTGTACTTCAAACGTGGAATCAATACCAGTTCAAAAGAGCAGCTCGTTTTCACAACATACCCAGAAAACAAGTTATACAATGGTCCGACAGTGAATGATTGGTTGAACACGCTTGAACGTAAGTACAAACTGAAACACATAACCATTCACGGCTTCCGGCATACACACTGCTCGCTCTTGTTCGAAGCCGGCACCCCAATTCAGGTTGTCAAGGAGAGGTTGGGCCACAGCAACATTAACACGACGATGAATATCTATACGCACGTAACCAAAAAAGCGGAAGATAATGCTGCCGAAAAGTTCGCAGAACGCTTCAATTTTTGA
- the sufB gene encoding Fe-S cluster assembly protein SufB, which translates to MSEVPVVDDYKFGFHDDAKIIYSTGKGLTEEIVREVSASKDEPQWMLDFRLKSLEAYRKVGLPKWGPDLSTLKFDDITYFQKATDKVARTWEDVPDEIKETFEKIGIPEAERAYLAGVTVQYESEAVYHNMKDEFEKLGIIFTDTDTALKEYPEIFKEHFATVVPPTDNFEAALNSAVWSGGTFIYVPKGVKCDVPLQTYFRINNEGSGQFERTLIVVDEGASVHYVEGCTAPTYSADSLHAAVVEIVVKKDAYCRYTTIQNWSANVYNLVTKRAVALENATMEWIDGNLGAKVTMKYPSVFLNGRGAKGTMLSVAFAGKGQLQDTGAKMIHNAPYTSSSIVSKSIAKDGGAVNYRGQVKFGKKSEGSISHIECDTIIMDDISTSDTIPFNEIHNGNVSLEHEAKVSKISEEQLYYLMSRGLSESQATEMIVMGFVEPFTKELPMEYAVELNRLIAYEMEGSVG; encoded by the coding sequence ATGAGCGAAGTACCAGTAGTTGACGATTATAAATTTGGCTTTCATGACGACGCAAAAATCATCTATTCGACCGGAAAAGGACTGACGGAAGAAATCGTCAGGGAAGTATCCGCATCAAAGGATGAACCGCAATGGATGTTGGATTTCCGTCTGAAATCATTGGAAGCATACAGAAAAGTAGGGTTGCCGAAATGGGGACCGGATCTATCCACTCTGAAATTCGACGACATCACCTATTTCCAGAAGGCCACCGATAAAGTCGCCAGAACCTGGGAAGATGTGCCTGACGAAATCAAGGAAACCTTCGAAAAGATCGGGATCCCTGAAGCCGAGCGCGCGTACCTGGCCGGCGTAACGGTCCAGTATGAGTCGGAAGCCGTCTATCACAACATGAAGGACGAGTTCGAGAAACTGGGCATCATCTTTACCGATACGGATACAGCCCTGAAGGAATATCCGGAAATCTTCAAGGAACACTTCGCCACTGTTGTACCGCCGACGGACAACTTTGAAGCTGCCTTGAATTCGGCCGTTTGGTCCGGCGGCACGTTCATCTATGTGCCGAAAGGCGTCAAATGCGATGTGCCGTTGCAGACTTACTTCCGTATCAACAACGAAGGCTCCGGCCAATTCGAACGCACGCTGATCGTTGTCGACGAAGGCGCCAGCGTCCACTATGTTGAAGGTTGTACCGCGCCGACCTATTCGGCAGACAGCCTGCATGCCGCAGTCGTTGAGATCGTCGTGAAGAAGGATGCTTACTGCCGCTACACGACCATCCAAAACTGGTCAGCCAATGTCTACAACTTGGTTACGAAACGTGCCGTAGCCTTGGAAAATGCGACAATGGAATGGATCGACGGCAACTTGGGTGCCAAAGTGACCATGAAATACCCGAGCGTATTCCTGAATGGCCGTGGCGCCAAAGGAACGATGCTTTCCGTAGCTTTCGCCGGCAAAGGCCAACTGCAGGATACCGGCGCGAAAATGATTCACAATGCACCGTACACGTCCAGCTCGATCGTCTCCAAGTCGATCGCCAAAGACGGCGGGGCAGTGAACTACCGCGGACAAGTGAAGTTCGGTAAGAAATCGGAAGGATCGATTTCGCATATCGAATGCGACACGATCATCATGGACGACATCTCCACTTCCGACACGATTCCGTTCAACGAAATCCACAACGGCAATGTCTCCCTGGAGCATGAAGCGAAAGTTTCCAAAATCTCCGAAGAGCAACTGTACTACCTGATGAGCCGTGGCCTCAGCGAGTCCCAAGCGACCGAAATGATCGTCATGGGCTTCGTTGAGCCATTCACCAAAGAACTTCCGATGGAGTATGCGGTCGAGTTGAACAGACTGATTGCCTATGAGATGGAAGGGTCTGTAGGATAA
- a CDS encoding Fe-S cluster assembly sulfur transfer protein SufU, protein MALSKLENLYRHVILDHSSHPHNYGTLENADEQIELNNPTCGDVITLQLAMDGDTITAAKFSGHGCSISTASASMMTDVVIGKTKAEALALAEEFFLLVQDKIEPNEEHLGEAIVLNGVAKFPARIKCATLAWKALERAILQDKKEKGEEQAESPHEGEIL, encoded by the coding sequence ATGGCTTTATCTAAACTAGAAAACCTATACCGCCATGTCATTCTTGACCACTCCAGTCATCCGCACAATTACGGCACCTTGGAAAATGCCGATGAACAGATCGAGCTGAACAACCCGACCTGCGGCGACGTCATCACCCTGCAATTGGCGATGGACGGCGACACGATCACGGCCGCCAAATTCTCTGGCCACGGTTGCAGCATCAGCACAGCCAGCGCCAGCATGATGACGGACGTGGTCATCGGCAAGACGAAGGCAGAAGCATTGGCCTTGGCGGAAGAATTTTTCCTGCTGGTCCAGGACAAAATTGAGCCGAATGAAGAACACCTCGGCGAAGCGATCGTCCTGAACGGCGTCGCAAAATTCCCGGCCCGCATCAAATGCGCCACTTTGGCTTGGAAGGCTTTGGAAAGAGCGATTCTCCAAGACAAAAAAGAAAAAGGGGAAGAACAAGCGGAATCCCCGCATGAAGGAGAGATCTTATGA
- a CDS encoding cysteine desulfurase, protein MIDAKKIKQDFPILFQTVNDEPLIYLDNAATSQKPKQVLEAIQHYYEFDNANIHRGVHTLAERATSAYEAAREKLRRFINAASEKEVLFTRGTTTGLNWVAVGFGDLIVEEGDEIYITPMEHHSNVVPWQQLAKRKQAKLVYLPLTEDGFVDVEKSAEVITAKGKILAVCHSSNVLGITNPIKELAALIHQQNGYIVVDGAQSTPHMKVDVQALDADFYAFSGHKMLGPTGSGVLYGKEALLEKMEPVEFGGEMIDFVYDQESTWSVLPWKFEAGTPNIAGGIGLGAAVDYLEAIGMDAIEAYEKEMVRYVLPKLQAIEGITVYGPADPEKHTGVITFNLEGIHPHDLATAFDMEGIAVRAGHHCAQPLMRYLDVSSTARASFYFYNTFEEADQFIASLYKIKEFFKDGFI, encoded by the coding sequence TTGATCGATGCAAAGAAAATCAAACAGGACTTCCCGATCCTTTTCCAGACCGTGAACGATGAGCCGCTGATCTATCTGGACAACGCGGCCACTTCACAGAAACCGAAACAGGTGCTGGAAGCCATCCAACATTACTATGAGTTCGACAATGCCAATATCCACCGCGGCGTGCATACGTTGGCGGAACGCGCGACTTCAGCATATGAAGCCGCCCGCGAAAAACTGCGCCGCTTCATCAACGCCGCTTCGGAGAAGGAAGTCCTATTCACCCGCGGCACGACGACCGGCCTGAACTGGGTTGCTGTCGGATTCGGCGACCTGATCGTCGAAGAGGGCGATGAAATCTACATCACGCCGATGGAACACCACTCCAACGTAGTTCCTTGGCAACAGTTGGCGAAACGCAAGCAGGCCAAATTGGTCTACCTGCCGTTGACTGAAGACGGCTTCGTCGATGTCGAAAAATCGGCCGAAGTCATCACTGCAAAAGGAAAAATCCTGGCGGTCTGCCACTCCTCGAACGTGTTGGGAATCACCAATCCGATCAAGGAACTGGCCGCATTGATCCACCAGCAAAACGGCTACATCGTCGTGGACGGCGCCCAATCGACGCCGCACATGAAAGTCGATGTGCAGGCCTTGGATGCCGACTTCTACGCCTTCAGCGGCCACAAGATGCTCGGGCCAACCGGATCCGGCGTGCTTTACGGCAAGGAAGCCTTGCTTGAAAAGATGGAGCCGGTCGAATTCGGCGGCGAAATGATCGATTTCGTCTATGACCAAGAAAGCACCTGGAGTGTTTTGCCTTGGAAATTCGAAGCGGGCACACCGAATATCGCCGGCGGAATCGGCCTTGGCGCCGCCGTCGATTATCTGGAAGCGATCGGCATGGATGCGATCGAAGCCTACGAGAAGGAAATGGTGCGCTATGTGCTGCCGAAACTGCAGGCGATCGAAGGCATCACTGTCTACGGTCCTGCCGATCCGGAAAAGCACACGGGCGTCATCACTTTCAATCTGGAAGGGATCCATCCGCATGACTTGGCTACGGCTTTCGACATGGAAGGCATCGCTGTCCGCGCCGGCCACCACTGCGCGCAGCCGTTGATGCGTTATTTGGATGTATCTTCCACAGCCAGAGCGAGTTTCTATTTCTACAACACATTCGAAGAGGCCGATCAATTCATCGCCTCCTTGTATAAAATAAAGGAGTTTTTCAAAGATGGCTTTATCTAA
- the sufD gene encoding Fe-S cluster assembly protein SufD gives MLNEEKTSLLDAVRLFSIEKEEPEWMRTKRLEWLEKYEEQAFPLMERISYHRWPLLDTTISAGAYGEELVNSQGLQYDLGNTPKIVQYGNVTLMEQLPQHLIDQGVIFTDLYTAAQDYPELVQEYYMTTAVKPEEDRFTAFHTAFMNSGVFLYVPKNVVIEEPLEALFIQNSHVKESFVKHVLLVADVNSSVKYVERYETEGNEKNSANIIVEVITKTGAQVKFSAVDTMGENTSVYINRRGHLLKDSSIDWAIGVMNDGNVISDFDSDLIGDGSHSEIKVVAVSTGRQVQGIDTRVTNYGKHSIGHILQHGVIMDRSTLTFNGIGHIIKGAKGADAQQESRVLMLSDNARGDANPILLIDENDVTAGHAASVGRVDPEEMFYLLSRGIPKAEAERLVIRGFLGTVIAAIPVKEIREGLVEMIERKLMKL, from the coding sequence ATGCTGAACGAAGAAAAAACGTCCTTGTTGGATGCGGTTCGCCTGTTTTCCATTGAAAAGGAAGAACCGGAATGGATGCGCACGAAACGTTTGGAATGGCTGGAAAAATACGAAGAGCAGGCTTTCCCATTGATGGAACGCATCAGCTACCACCGTTGGCCGCTCCTTGACACAACCATCTCTGCCGGTGCATACGGCGAGGAATTGGTGAACAGCCAAGGTCTCCAATACGACTTGGGCAACACACCGAAAATCGTGCAATACGGAAATGTGACGCTGATGGAGCAATTGCCGCAGCATCTGATCGATCAAGGCGTCATTTTCACCGACTTATATACAGCCGCTCAGGATTATCCTGAACTGGTCCAAGAATACTACATGACGACAGCCGTGAAGCCGGAAGAAGACCGTTTCACCGCTTTCCACACAGCCTTCATGAACAGCGGCGTCTTCCTTTACGTGCCGAAGAACGTCGTCATCGAAGAACCATTGGAAGCTCTGTTCATCCAGAATTCCCACGTGAAGGAAAGCTTCGTCAAACACGTGCTTCTGGTCGCTGACGTGAACAGCTCCGTCAAATACGTGGAGCGCTACGAAACCGAAGGCAACGAAAAGAACAGCGCCAACATCATCGTCGAAGTCATCACGAAAACCGGCGCGCAAGTTAAATTCTCTGCAGTCGACACGATGGGCGAAAACACTTCCGTCTACATCAACCGCCGCGGCCACCTGTTGAAGGATTCCTCCATCGATTGGGCGATCGGCGTCATGAACGACGGCAATGTCATCTCCGATTTCGACTCCGATCTGATCGGCGACGGCTCCCACAGCGAAATCAAAGTCGTGGCCGTTTCCACCGGCAGACAAGTACAGGGGATCGACACCCGCGTCACGAACTACGGCAAGCATTCGATCGGCCATATCCTGCAGCACGGGGTCATCATGGACCGCTCGACATTGACCTTCAACGGCATCGGCCACATCATCAAAGGCGCGAAGGGCGCCGACGCGCAGCAAGAAAGCCGCGTCCTGATGCTGTCCGATAATGCCAGAGGGGATGCGAACCCGATCCTGTTGATCGACGAGAACGATGTCACAGCCGGCCATGCCGCCAGCGTCGGACGCGTCGATCCGGAAGAGATGTTCTATCTCCTGTCACGCGGTATCCCTAAGGCAGAAGCAGAGCGTCTGGTCATCCGCGGATTCCTGGGTACGGTCATCGCGGCCATCCCAGTAAAAGAAATCCGTGAAGGCCTAGTGGAGATGATCGAAAGGAAGTTGATGAAACTTTGA
- the sufC gene encoding Fe-S cluster assembly ATPase SufC: protein MSTLEIIDLHVSIEDKQILKGVNLVMNTGEIHAIMGPNGTGKSTLSQAIMGHPSYTITQGQVLLDGQDVTEMEVDERARAGLFLAMQYPSEIAGITNAEFMRAAINARRPEDDKISVMNFIKKLDEKMEILNMPEEMAERYLNEGFSGGEKKRNEILQLMMIEPKFAILDEIDSGLDIDALKVVSKGVNLMSGPDFGVLIITHYQRLLNYVHPTFVHVMMDGRIVKSGDASLAKRLEAEGYRGIRDELGLDIQLDEE from the coding sequence ATGTCTACTTTAGAAATAATAGATCTGCATGTCTCCATAGAGGATAAACAAATTTTGAAGGGTGTCAACTTGGTGATGAACACCGGTGAAATCCACGCCATCATGGGGCCGAACGGTACGGGTAAATCGACTCTGTCACAAGCAATCATGGGTCATCCGAGCTACACAATCACACAAGGCCAAGTTCTGTTGGACGGCCAAGATGTGACGGAAATGGAAGTCGACGAACGCGCACGCGCAGGCCTGTTCCTGGCGATGCAATATCCGAGCGAAATCGCCGGCATCACGAACGCTGAATTCATGCGCGCGGCCATCAATGCCCGCCGCCCGGAAGACGACAAAATTTCGGTCATGAACTTCATCAAGAAATTGGACGAAAAAATGGAAATCCTGAACATGCCGGAAGAAATGGCTGAACGCTATTTGAACGAAGGCTTCTCAGGTGGAGAAAAGAAACGCAATGAAATCCTGCAGTTGATGATGATCGAACCGAAATTCGCCATCCTCGACGAAATCGACTCCGGTTTGGATATCGATGCTCTGAAAGTCGTTTCCAAAGGCGTGAACCTGATGTCCGGTCCCGACTTCGGCGTCCTGATCATCACCCACTACCAACGTCTCTTGAATTATGTACACCCTACATTCGTCCATGTCATGATGGACGGCCGCATCGTGAAATCCGGCGACGCCAGCTTGGCGAAACGTTTGGAAGCGGAAGGCTACCGCGGCATCCGCGACGAATTAGGTCTAGATATCCAATTGGATGAAGAATAG
- a CDS encoding gamma-glutamyl-gamma-aminobutyrate hydrolase family protein, which produces MRPLIGITGNQLLEAVPAFSGISVAYTPIGFVKGVQAAGGNPLILPIGAPETAADYVAKIDGLLLTGGQDVSPNFYGEEPSLHIGATFPLRDDFEMALVEEALRQKKPILAVCRGLQILNVQMGGSLYQDLAHDYPEMRIQHQQKTDFKYATHSVIVTEGSHLHELVGDKLAVNSFHHQALKVVAKGLIPVGYSPDGLVEAVEATDPEQSILAIQWHPETMIPEAKNMRLFFEDLVARAAR; this is translated from the coding sequence ATGAGACCATTGATCGGCATCACCGGCAACCAATTACTGGAAGCTGTCCCTGCTTTCTCGGGGATATCCGTCGCCTACACCCCCATCGGATTCGTGAAAGGGGTCCAGGCCGCTGGAGGCAATCCGCTGATCCTTCCGATCGGCGCCCCCGAAACGGCAGCGGACTACGTCGCCAAAATCGACGGGCTATTGTTGACCGGCGGGCAGGATGTATCCCCGAATTTTTACGGCGAGGAACCGAGCCTGCACATCGGCGCGACCTTCCCTTTGCGCGACGACTTCGAAATGGCCCTCGTTGAGGAAGCCTTGAGACAGAAGAAACCGATCCTGGCCGTCTGCCGCGGCCTGCAGATCTTGAACGTCCAGATGGGCGGCAGCCTGTACCAGGACCTTGCGCATGATTATCCGGAAATGCGCATCCAGCACCAGCAGAAAACCGACTTCAAATATGCGACCCACTCCGTCATCGTGACCGAAGGCAGCCACCTCCACGAACTCGTCGGCGATAAGCTTGCGGTGAATTCCTTCCACCACCAAGCGCTGAAAGTGGTGGCGAAAGGCTTGATTCCGGTCGGCTACAGCCCCGACGGTCTCGTCGAAGCCGTCGAAGCGACCGATCCGGAACAAAGCATCCTCGCCATCCAGTGGCACCCGGAGACGATGATACCGGAAGCGAAGAACATGCGTCTGTTCTTTGAGGATCTGGTCGCGCGGGCTGCGCGCTAG
- a CDS encoding glycine cleavage system protein H codes for MSENTVKYSENGFWIKKEADKYIIGLSEKGQDDLGEVSFIDLPETGAIKTTDTLIGVEAAKAMTDLTSPLAGTITAVNEALENNPENLNSNDATVNWIVELTDVSAEAFEALQNESGL; via the coding sequence ATGTCTGAAAACACAGTGAAATACAGCGAGAACGGCTTCTGGATCAAGAAGGAAGCGGACAAGTACATCATCGGCCTGTCTGAAAAAGGCCAGGACGATCTGGGCGAGGTCAGTTTCATCGACCTGCCGGAAACGGGAGCGATCAAAACGACCGACACCCTGATCGGCGTCGAAGCCGCCAAAGCGATGACTGACTTGACGTCGCCGCTTGCCGGCACGATCACAGCCGTAAACGAAGCGCTGGAGAACAATCCGGAGAACCTGAACAGCAATGATGCAACAGTGAACTGGATCGTCGAGCTGACGGACGTATCTGCTGAAGCTTTCGAGGCTTTACAGAACGAATCCGGACTGTAA
- a CDS encoding arsenate reductase family protein, translated as MITIYQHPKCSTCKKTRAWFDQEGIAYELKDIREERPDRESIRQAITTGNLSLRRIFNTSGNLYKEMQLKDKLDSMDLEEALDLLESDGMLIRRPFVTDGTQITVGHDEEKLTTAWK; from the coding sequence ATGATCACCATCTACCAACATCCCAAGTGCTCGACCTGCAAAAAGACGCGGGCTTGGTTCGACCAAGAGGGCATCGCCTACGAATTGAAGGACATCCGTGAAGAGCGCCCGGATCGGGAAAGTATCCGCCAAGCGATCACAACCGGCAATCTGTCGCTGCGCCGCATCTTTAACACGAGCGGCAACCTCTACAAGGAAATGCAGCTGAAGGACAAACTCGACAGCATGGACCTGGAGGAAGCGCTGGACCTGCTGGAATCGGACGGCATGCTGATCCGCCGGCCATTCGTTACGGACGGCACGCAGATCACGGTCGGCCACGACGAAGAGAAGTTAACCACAGCCTGGAAATAA
- a CDS encoding FtsW/RodA/SpoVE family cell cycle protein, which translates to MRNQQTTQNADVSKIDYGIILSVFLLAIISVLTIYSTTVLQTGGGIETTIMQLVWYGIGIIAAAVVMRFDSEQLWKVAPLAYGAGVLLLFLVLIFYDRNTYYLQGAKSWFRFGGVTFQPSEVVKVALIIMLARVITEHNMQIDDRTEKTDMNLLLKIAMWSAPPLLLVILQNDLGTTLVFLAIIIGMTFLSGVSWKILLPVFGTIGGLGALLIYLVVYNRDVLLNFGFQNYQFARIDSWLDPFGDSTGDAYQLAQSMKAIGSGKLFGKGLGVSEVYVPVRVSDMIFSTIGENFGFIGGCFLIFIYFLLIYQMIRICFDTKNEFYAYMATGVIMMILFHVLENIGMTIGLLPITGIPLPFISQGGSALLGNMLGIGLVMSMRYHYRSYMFSEEDEHFGI; encoded by the coding sequence ATGCGAAATCAACAAACTACGCAGAATGCGGATGTTTCGAAGATCGATTACGGCATTATCCTGTCCGTGTTCCTTCTGGCCATCATCAGTGTTCTGACGATTTATTCAACTACTGTCCTGCAGACGGGCGGCGGGATCGAGACGACCATCATGCAACTCGTTTGGTACGGCATCGGCATCATCGCGGCGGCCGTTGTGATGCGTTTCGATTCCGAACAACTCTGGAAAGTCGCGCCGCTTGCATACGGGGCCGGCGTTCTGCTCCTGTTCCTGGTCCTGATTTTCTATGACCGCAATACCTATTATCTCCAAGGGGCGAAAAGTTGGTTCCGCTTTGGTGGTGTCACCTTCCAGCCGTCGGAGGTCGTGAAGGTCGCACTCATCATCATGCTGGCGCGGGTCATCACCGAGCACAATATGCAGATCGATGACCGGACCGAAAAAACGGACATGAACCTGCTGCTGAAGATCGCTATGTGGTCGGCGCCACCGCTGCTGCTGGTCATCCTGCAGAACGACCTCGGGACGACGCTCGTGTTCCTTGCGATCATCATCGGCATGACGTTCCTTTCAGGCGTTTCCTGGAAAATCCTGCTGCCGGTATTCGGGACAATCGGGGGACTCGGAGCGCTGCTTATCTACCTGGTCGTCTACAACCGCGATGTGCTCCTGAATTTCGGCTTCCAGAACTACCAATTCGCCCGGATCGATTCCTGGCTCGATCCGTTCGGGGACAGCACCGGTGACGCCTATCAGCTGGCGCAAAGCATGAAAGCGATCGGATCAGGCAAACTGTTCGGCAAAGGCCTGGGCGTTTCCGAAGTCTACGTGCCGGTGCGCGTTTCCGATATGATCTTCTCCACTATCGGCGAGAATTTCGGCTTCATCGGCGGGTGCTTTCTCATTTTCATCTATTTCCTGCTCATCTATCAGATGATCCGCATCTGTTTCGATACGAAAAATGAATTTTATGCTTACATGGCGACGGGCGTCATCATGATGATCCTGTTCCACGTATTGGAAAATATCGGCATGACGATCGGGCTGTTGCCGATCACCGGTATCCCGTTGCCGTTCATTTCGCAGGGGGGCTCAGCGCTGCTCGGCAATATGCTGGGGATCGGGCTGGTCATGTCGATGCGCTACCATTACCGCAGCTACATGTTCTCGGAAGAGGATGAACATTTTGGAATCTGA
- a CDS encoding YihY/virulence factor BrkB family protein, whose translation MNALRKYIKNPKIRQILVLFQQHWGRMEIGRQSAEMAYYVLLALLPSLLLLGNIIPLLPLPREQVLSYVEMALPLEVSNTLSPILEQYLNSGSGGVVSFGLVLSIWTASKAFNVFQNVLNQVYNTKMRKNFIVHRIFSFVIAFLLVAMIALVAFLFMFGRYIRDFFEEFLSIRLDFITAFEDVRWIGAFLIISIIMTVIYFVVPNVRWSFKFSVPGAAFATIGFLLISQLFSLYVGVAGSQAIGNGAIGVVITLLLWLYLMGTVLILGGFLNVMLYHYFRPLPVVLKEESRYAIRYSKNALALTVNEQSLKRRLIRKKLRIQTNKQADI comes from the coding sequence ATGAACGCATTAAGGAAATACATCAAAAATCCAAAAATTCGCCAAATCCTCGTCTTGTTCCAGCAGCATTGGGGCCGGATGGAAATCGGGCGCCAGTCGGCTGAGATGGCCTACTATGTGTTGTTGGCGCTGCTGCCGTCGCTGTTGCTGCTGGGGAACATTATCCCATTGCTGCCGTTGCCTCGGGAGCAGGTGCTCTCTTATGTGGAGATGGCCCTGCCGTTGGAAGTCAGCAATACGCTCTCACCGATACTGGAACAATACTTGAACAGCGGCAGTGGCGGGGTGGTTTCATTCGGGCTGGTGCTGTCGATCTGGACGGCTTCGAAAGCCTTCAATGTCTTTCAGAACGTTTTGAATCAGGTATACAACACGAAGATGCGGAAGAATTTCATCGTCCACAGGATCTTTTCATTCGTGATCGCCTTTCTGTTGGTCGCCATGATTGCGCTTGTCGCCTTCCTGTTCATGTTCGGCAGATACATCCGTGATTTCTTCGAAGAGTTCTTGTCCATCCGGCTGGACTTCATCACCGCCTTCGAAGATGTCCGTTGGATCGGGGCCTTTCTGATCATCTCCATCATCATGACGGTCATTTATTTTGTGGTGCCGAATGTGCGTTGGTCATTCAAATTTTCGGTGCCGGGTGCGGCGTTCGCGACAATCGGCTTCCTGTTGATTTCGCAACTGTTCTCCTTGTATGTCGGAGTCGCCGGCAGCCAGGCCATCGGGAACGGGGCGATCGGGGTCGTGATCACGCTGCTGCTGTGGCTGTATCTGATGGGGACTGTGCTGATACTGGGAGGCTTCCTCAATGTGATGCTGTACCATTATTTTCGGCCGCTGCCGGTCGTACTGAAGGAAGAGAGCCGGTATGCGATCCGTTATTCGAAGAACGCATTGGCGCTGACCGTCAATGAACAATCGCTGAAACGGCGTCTGATCCGCAAAAAACTGCGCATCCAAACGAACAAACAGGCAGACATATGA